The Equus caballus isolate H_3958 breed thoroughbred chromosome 22, TB-T2T, whole genome shotgun sequence genome window below encodes:
- the PPDPF gene encoding pancreatic progenitor cell differentiation and proliferation factor produces the protein MAAIPSSGSLVATHDYYRRRLGSTSSNSSCGSAEYPGEAIPHHPGLPKADPGHWWTSFFFGKSTLPFMATVLESPEHSESPQASSSTITCDLAPEASRKQPGGQPAKANAGPRS, from the exons ATGGCAGCCATCCCCTCCAGCGGCTCGCTCGTGGCCACCCACGACTACTACCGGC GCCGCCTGGGTTCCACTTCCAGCAACAGCTCCTGCGGCAGCGCCGAGTACCCTGGGGAAGCCATCCCCCACCACCCCG GTCTCCCCAAGGCCGACCCGGGTCACTGGTGGACGAGCTTCTTTTTTGGGAAGTCCACTCTCCCATTCATGGCCACAGTGTTGGAGTCCCCAGAGCA CTCGGAGTCCCCCCAGGCCTCCAGCAGCACCATCACGTGTGACCTGGCTCCAGAAGCCTCGAGGAAGCAGCCTGGTGGCCAGCCTGCCAAAGCCAATGCTGGGCCCCGGTCCTGA